Proteins found in one Triticum aestivum cultivar Chinese Spring chromosome 4D, IWGSC CS RefSeq v2.1, whole genome shotgun sequence genomic segment:
- the LOC123095714 gene encoding gamma-glutamyl peptidase 5: MGMGPLENAAAVEVPVVTAAAAGGGSYALLQCGEDSAYVRDAYGGYFEVFRALLAEDGERWRVYRAVRGELPSDEEVAGIDGFVISGSCSDAHGDEPWILALVDLIRRQLAAGKRVLGVCFGHQILCRALGGKTGRSCKGWDIGVSCIHPTAAAARLFAPLKMPVHLPIIEFHQDEVWELPAHAEVLARSDKTGVEMFRLGDRAMGVQGHPEYSKDILMSIADRLLRQNLLLDCQVDVAKASFDVRQPDKEFWKKVCRGFLKGRLQPQQQKQQHKLQL, translated from the exons ATGGGAATGGGGCCGCTCGAGAACGCCGCGGCCGTCGAGGTGCCGGTGgtgaccgcggcggcggcgggaggggggtCGTACGCGCTGCTGCAGTGCGGGGAGGACTCGGCGTACGTGCGGGACGCGTACGGGGGCTACTTCGAGGTGTTCCGCGCGCTGCTGGCGGAGGACGGGGAGCGGTGGCGGGTGTACCGCGCCGTGCGCGGGGAGCTGCCGTCGGACGAGGAGGTGGCCGGCATCGACGGGTTCGTCATCTCCGGCAGCTGCAGCGACGCCCACGGCGACGAGCCCTGGATCCTCGCGCTCGTGGACCTCATCCGCCGCCAGCTCGCCGCCGGCAAGCGCGTCCTCGGCGTCTGCTTCGGCCACCAG ATCCTGTGCCGGGCGCTGGGCGGCAAGACCGGGAGGTCGTGCAAGGGCTGGGACATCGGCGTGAGCTGCATCCACCCCACCGCCGCGGCGGCGAGGCTCTTCGCGCCGCTCAAGATGCCGGTGCACCTGCCCATCATCGAGTTCCACCAGGACGAG GTGTGGGAGCTGCCTGCTCACGCCGAGGTGCTGGCCCGGTCGGACAAGACCGGCGTGGAGATGTTCCGGCTGGGCGACCGCGCCATGGGCGTCCAGGGCCACCCCGAGTACAGCAAGGACATCCTCATGAGCATCGCCGACCGCCTCCTCCGCCAGAACCTCCTCCTG GACTGCCAGGTGGACGTGGCCAAGGCGAGCTTCGACGTGCGGCAGCCGGACAAAGAGTTCTGGAAGAAGGTGTGCAGGGGGTTCCTCAAGGGCAGGCTCCAGccgcagcagcagaagcagcaacATAAGCTGCAGCTATAG
- the LOC123095715 gene encoding uncharacterized protein C6C3.02c, which produces MARRSGGGRSSRPAPRAAPVRNPPAPARQAPPPATTQNSGGGIMSGIGSTIAQGMAFGTGSAMAHRAVDAVMGPRTIQHETVVGEAAASMTPMDNAADDKCGNPSKAFQDCINHYGSDISKCQFYLDMLNECRRGGAGAGATL; this is translated from the exons ATGGCTCGCCGCAGCGGAGGAG GAAGGTCTTCCCGCCCTGCTCCACGTGCTGCTCCAGTGAGAAACCCACCAGCGCCAG CCCGTCAAGCTCCTCCACCTGCTACTACCCAGAATAGCGGTGGTGGTATCATGAGTGGAATTGGGTCCACCATTGCTCAGG GCATGGCTTTCGGTACTGGCAGTGCCATGGCGCACAGGGCTGTTGATGCTGTGATGGGTCCCCGCACCATTCAGCATGAGACTGTTGTCGGTGAGGCTGCTGCATCTATGACTCCAATGGACAATGCTGCTGATGACAAGTGTGGCAACCCTTCCAAGGCCTTCCAAGAT TGCATCAACCACTACGGAAGCGACATCAGCAAGTGCCAGTTCTACCTCGACATGCTGAACGAGTGCCGCCGTGGAGGAGCAGGAGCTGGTGCAACTCTTTAA